In Hermetia illucens chromosome 1, iHerIll2.2.curated.20191125, whole genome shotgun sequence, one genomic interval encodes:
- the LOC119646772 gene encoding mite allergen Eur m 3-like, which produces MTVVRKFVFSLAVLSVMSYSESANTAQHPIQRIIGGTEAEPGSAPYMVALMASRFRGGGIIINKYYVLTTAACVPDDNFYVLAGVFDISSGEYDQRLPVDRVTRHIKDDIALIRLGVPIFFDDLVKSAVLPPRGSIHSGDVVVFGWGSSSRSYSTLNKAVLDIVNYDRCQLIFGGAGASPLNERNMCTGPLSGGIAPCTGDAGSPIVQTNANGEDEVVGLVSWGFIPCGGEGNPQVHIRLSAYIDWIVENLR; this is translated from the coding sequence ATGACTGTGGTTCGAAAGTTCGTGTTTTCTTTAGCGGTGCTCAGTGTGATGAGTTATTCAGAGTCCGCTAACACGGCCCAACATCCGATTCAGCGAATTATAGGCGGAACTGAAGCCGAACCAGGCAGTGCACCTTACATGGTGGCTCTGATGGCAAGTCGCTTTCGCGGTGGAGGAATAATTATAAACAAATACTACGTGCTCACAACTGCTGCATGTGTCCCGGACGACAACTTCTACGTCCTCGCCGGAGTTTTTGACATATCCAGTGGCGAATACGACCAAAGACTTCCAGTGGATCGGGTTACAAGGCATATCAAAGATGACATCGCACTCATCCGTTTAGGAGTACCAATCTTTTTTGATGATCTCGTCAAGTCTGCCGTGCTTCCTCCACGTGGATCTATTCATTCAGGAGATGTGGTCGTCTTTGGTTGGGGGAGTTCAAGCCGTTCCTATAGTACCCTCAACAAAGCTGTTCTGGATATAGTAAACTATGACCGATGCCAACTCATTTTCGGAGGTGCTGGAGCATCGCCTCTGAATGAAAGGAACATGTGCACCGGTCCTTTAAGTGGAGGCATTGCACCTTGCACCGGCGACGCAGGAAGCCCCATCGTGCAAACAAATGCTAATGGCGAAGACGAAGTTGTCGGTCTTGTGTCATGGGGATTCATACCATGCGGAGGTGAGGGCAATCCCCAAGTGCATATTCGACTATCAGCGTACATTGATTGGATTGTGGAGAACCTTCGCTAG